The Ruania alba genome window below encodes:
- a CDS encoding lysylphosphatidylglycerol synthase transmembrane domain-containing protein, whose protein sequence is MAGQTSDTPAPPHGPVRSVSLLDVPLTRVRRPVDLVLMLATLATIVVVLALSVYAYGTTTGVTRDVQSVFSQVVRNVLLVPVNAIEGFLTLILPMVVIVNQIVRRQPRNILDALAAAFAAVLATAGASWLLESYAPEEVLRALRLFDSGEWVMTVTPMVAGLAAFLTAIGTRSRRRLVAISWNLLWIVLVVSVIAGESTLVGALVSVLLGRAVGLGMRYASGVRSERAHGHTLVEGIRRAGVDAVSVIRIGDTTDSAALPRETVTIATPIGYVPEALTANRAAAARVAAAEAAARESETANPADSDGTAAPVEPAAATPLSGTVAPGTANDPPVVPDHVQDSATVATEREGANRVYAVTDTSGVRWDAVVLDADRQVIGWMNAVIATLARRGLDRRATVSLRQSAERASLMYYAAAAAGVNCPRLQGIAEAGASVLLLGEHVPGARQLSDVDTDVITDEVMLNAWEQLGRAHRAGLAHRNISADTVHVVTSGENAGEVWLNGWEEGEIASGSLARRVDLAQLLTLFTLRVGARRAVAAASRALSITRLGEIAPLLQPIALPAQTRAEARAAKEQMAELRAHLVEFIPTTGEVQPIQLARFTARTVITLTVAVVAGWVVLTTLNFEQIADVVADANPAWMIVAFGLGLLTYLGSAMGLVALSPDRLGLWRTILVQVAASVITLVAPAGVGPAALNLRFMQKRGVQTPVALATVALLQVSQFVTTVLLLLAIALLTGSSSALQQLPSGAVLVVLGVILVLAGAVFAIGSLRRWVIAKTKPTLQQVWPRLVWVIGQPHRIAMAIGGNLIMTMGFLAAFGAALAAFGQSLPLTSLAIVFLTGTAVGSAIPTPGGIGTVEFALSTGLRTAGIATAAAASAAVLFRVLTFWIRVPLGWWALRYLQRRDML, encoded by the coding sequence ATGGCTGGCCAGACCTCTGACACGCCGGCGCCGCCCCACGGCCCGGTGCGCTCGGTCTCGCTGCTGGATGTGCCACTCACCCGGGTGCGCCGACCGGTGGACCTGGTGCTGATGCTCGCCACGCTCGCCACGATCGTGGTGGTGCTCGCGCTCTCCGTGTACGCCTACGGCACCACCACCGGCGTCACCCGGGACGTGCAATCGGTGTTCTCCCAGGTGGTGCGCAACGTCCTGCTGGTGCCGGTGAACGCGATCGAGGGCTTCCTCACCCTGATCCTGCCGATGGTGGTGATCGTGAACCAGATCGTTCGCCGCCAGCCCCGCAACATCCTGGACGCGCTCGCTGCCGCGTTCGCGGCAGTGCTGGCGACGGCGGGGGCCAGCTGGCTGCTGGAGTCGTACGCACCCGAGGAGGTGCTGAGGGCGCTGCGCCTGTTCGACTCAGGCGAGTGGGTGATGACGGTGACGCCGATGGTGGCCGGCCTGGCCGCCTTCCTCACCGCGATCGGAACGCGGTCCCGACGGCGTCTGGTGGCGATCTCCTGGAACCTGCTGTGGATCGTGCTGGTGGTCTCGGTCATCGCCGGTGAGTCGACGCTGGTGGGTGCCCTGGTCTCGGTGCTCCTGGGCCGCGCGGTCGGGCTCGGCATGCGCTACGCCTCCGGGGTGCGCAGCGAGCGTGCCCATGGGCACACCCTGGTGGAAGGGATCCGCCGAGCCGGGGTGGACGCCGTGAGTGTGATCCGGATCGGCGACACCACGGATTCGGCCGCGCTGCCGCGGGAGACGGTCACCATCGCCACCCCGATCGGCTACGTCCCCGAGGCGCTCACGGCCAATCGCGCGGCCGCCGCCCGAGTCGCAGCAGCCGAGGCGGCCGCTCGCGAGTCCGAGACGGCCAACCCAGCAGACTCGGACGGCACCGCAGCTCCCGTGGAGCCGGCGGCAGCGACGCCACTCTCCGGCACGGTTGCCCCCGGTACGGCGAACGATCCACCCGTCGTGCCCGACCATGTCCAGGACTCGGCCACCGTCGCCACCGAGCGCGAGGGCGCGAACCGGGTCTACGCCGTCACCGACACCTCAGGCGTGCGATGGGACGCGGTCGTGCTGGACGCCGACCGGCAGGTGATCGGCTGGATGAACGCCGTGATCGCCACCCTCGCCCGCCGGGGACTGGATCGTCGCGCCACCGTCTCGCTGCGCCAGTCCGCTGAGCGTGCCTCCTTGATGTACTACGCGGCCGCGGCAGCAGGCGTGAACTGCCCCCGCCTGCAGGGGATCGCCGAGGCCGGCGCCTCGGTGCTGCTGCTCGGTGAGCACGTGCCGGGCGCCCGCCAGCTCTCCGACGTGGACACCGACGTCATCACCGATGAGGTGATGTTGAACGCCTGGGAGCAGCTCGGGCGGGCGCACCGCGCCGGCCTGGCGCACCGCAACATCTCCGCCGACACCGTTCACGTGGTCACCAGCGGGGAGAACGCCGGTGAGGTGTGGCTGAACGGGTGGGAAGAGGGCGAGATCGCCTCCGGCTCGCTGGCGCGACGGGTGGACCTCGCCCAGCTGCTCACCCTGTTCACCCTCCGGGTGGGCGCGCGGCGAGCGGTGGCCGCCGCCTCACGGGCCCTCTCGATCACCCGCCTGGGTGAGATCGCCCCGTTGCTGCAGCCGATCGCGTTGCCGGCACAGACCCGCGCGGAGGCTCGCGCTGCGAAGGAGCAGATGGCCGAGCTGCGCGCCCACCTGGTGGAGTTCATCCCCACCACCGGCGAGGTGCAGCCGATCCAGCTGGCCCGCTTCACCGCCCGGACCGTGATCACGCTCACCGTGGCGGTGGTGGCCGGGTGGGTGGTGCTCACGACGCTGAACTTCGAGCAGATCGCCGACGTGGTGGCCGACGCCAACCCGGCGTGGATGATCGTCGCCTTCGGTCTCGGTCTGCTCACCTACCTGGGCTCGGCGATGGGACTGGTGGCACTCTCGCCCGACCGGCTCGGCCTGTGGCGCACCATCCTGGTCCAGGTGGCAGCCTCGGTGATCACCCTGGTGGCTCCTGCCGGCGTGGGGCCTGCGGCGCTGAACCTGCGCTTCATGCAGAAGCGCGGGGTGCAGACCCCGGTGGCCCTGGCCACGGTGGCGTTGCTGCAGGTCTCCCAGTTCGTCACCACGGTGCTGCTGCTGCTCGCCATCGCCCTGCTCACGGGCAGTTCCAGCGCCCTGCAGCAACTCCCGTCCGGAGCAGTGCTGGTGGTGCTCGGTGTGATCCTGGTGCTGGCCGGCGCCGTGTTCGCCATCGGCTCGTTGCGCCGATGGGTGATCGCGAAGACCAAGCCGACACTGCAGCAGGTGTGGCCACGGTTGGTCTGGGTGATCGGGCAACCGCACCGGATCGCGATGGCGATCGGAGGCAACCTGATCATGACGATGGGCTTCCTGGCCGCATTCGGCGCAGCGCTCGCCGCATTCGGGCAGTCCCTGCCGCTGACGTCGCTGGCGATCGTGTTCCTCACCGGTACTGCGGTCGGTTCCGCGATCCCCACCCCGGGCGGCATCGGTACCGTCGAGTTCGCACTCTCCACCGGTCTGCGCACCGCCGGTATCGCGACTGCCGCAGCGGCCTCAGCGGCTGTGCTGTTCCGGGTCCTGACGTTCTGGATCCGCGTTCCGCTGGGCTGGTGGGCGCTGCGGTATCTGCAGCGTCGAGACATGTTGTGA
- a CDS encoding CPBP family intramembrane glutamic endopeptidase: MDIAQAPAPSARAWSRRLTAEIWIVLGLSLGKSAVYAVVAIIAALTRGPLGEQTTALNTSQSPRPYLDLTYQVLSVSFALVPVALVLYLLSDSGRSAFRRIGLDLRRPVRDLGWGLGLGALIGIPGLGLYLAGRALGITVAVQASGLDPYWWTVPVLLLAALKNALVEEVIVVGYLIERLGEKRWGIPAIVAASALLRGAYHLYQGWGPFAANAIMGVIFALFYLSRFGRRRVMPLVVAHTALDVAAFVGYQYLPEEWLMALGVDV, translated from the coding sequence ATGGACATTGCACAGGCCCCCGCGCCGAGCGCCCGGGCGTGGTCCCGGAGGCTGACCGCCGAGATCTGGATCGTGCTCGGCCTCAGCCTGGGCAAGTCCGCCGTCTACGCCGTGGTGGCCATCATCGCCGCCCTCACTCGCGGCCCGCTCGGTGAGCAGACCACGGCGCTGAACACCTCCCAGTCGCCACGGCCGTACCTGGACCTCACCTACCAGGTGCTCTCGGTGTCGTTCGCGCTGGTCCCGGTGGCCCTGGTGCTGTACCTGCTCAGCGATTCCGGCCGCAGCGCGTTCCGGCGGATCGGGCTCGACCTGCGCCGTCCGGTCCGCGATCTCGGCTGGGGACTCGGGCTCGGCGCCCTGATCGGGATCCCCGGGCTCGGGCTGTACCTGGCCGGCCGCGCCCTCGGGATCACCGTGGCCGTGCAGGCCTCCGGGCTCGACCCGTACTGGTGGACGGTGCCGGTGCTGCTCCTGGCCGCGCTGAAGAACGCCCTCGTGGAGGAGGTGATCGTGGTCGGCTACCTGATCGAACGCCTCGGCGAGAAGCGCTGGGGGATCCCTGCGATCGTGGCCGCCTCGGCGCTCCTGCGCGGCGCCTATCACCTCTATCAGGGCTGGGGTCCGTTCGCTGCGAACGCGATCATGGGGGTGATCTTCGCGCTGTTCTACCTCTCCCGGTTCGGCCGACGGCGGGTGATGCCGCTGGTGGTGGCCCATACCGCGCTCGACGTGGCCGCCTTCGTGGGCTATCAGTACCTGCCGGAGGAGTGGCTGATGGCGCTCGGCGTGGACGTCTGA
- a CDS encoding LssY C-terminal domain-containing protein, with amino-acid sequence MARTLTERAHAAVEVVHENPIRFWDHVFFFLGTVACGWLAFLLVHQLLTEGWRHLWAFFPFWAIVTYLLLPRLHRLLTRVYVPNYFIGRSRTREGLLGDPVNLGVRGSEAQIHAAMLRAGWHRADEMNLESSRRMIVSTLLRRSYPDAPVSPLFLFGRRQQFTYQQEVEGNPAKRHHVRFWPCPTGWRLPGGKKVDWLAAGTYDRAVGLSHFTLQITHRIDAEIDAERDHILATLTDPDAGNRDIAVKHLRNFSTGYHHRNGGGDAIRTDGDLPIVDLRATPGPKGAVTEQIERDDAEAHQRRAIPLTVAFGMLLMVLRVVTGVLGLAWLVGLAPERVDELGIVIPLMQVGVSPEAVYLALRSVLMAYLLAYLVLAGFLYRRANWARMATLMLGAIGVLTYAVLWIVGAPEAALASQLLGTAVEILVLLALSGETARVFTRGQSAEGAVH; translated from the coding sequence CAGCTCCTCACCGAGGGCTGGCGTCACCTGTGGGCATTCTTCCCGTTCTGGGCGATCGTGACCTACCTGCTGCTCCCACGGCTGCACCGGTTGCTCACGCGCGTGTATGTGCCGAACTACTTCATCGGCAGGTCCCGCACCCGTGAGGGACTGCTCGGAGACCCGGTCAACCTGGGCGTGCGCGGGAGCGAGGCGCAGATCCATGCGGCCATGCTCCGAGCCGGCTGGCACCGCGCCGACGAGATGAACCTCGAGTCCAGCCGCCGGATGATCGTGTCCACCCTGCTGCGGCGCAGCTATCCGGACGCCCCGGTGAGTCCACTGTTCCTGTTCGGCCGGCGCCAGCAGTTCACCTACCAGCAGGAGGTGGAGGGCAACCCGGCGAAACGGCACCACGTCCGGTTCTGGCCGTGCCCGACCGGTTGGCGTCTGCCCGGAGGCAAGAAGGTCGACTGGCTCGCTGCCGGTACCTACGACCGAGCGGTCGGACTCTCGCACTTCACCCTGCAGATCACCCACCGGATCGATGCCGAGATCGATGCCGAGCGCGATCACATCCTGGCCACACTCACCGACCCTGACGCCGGGAACCGGGACATCGCGGTGAAGCACCTGCGCAACTTCTCCACCGGGTACCACCATCGCAACGGCGGGGGAGACGCGATCCGCACCGATGGCGACCTGCCGATCGTGGACCTGCGGGCGACCCCCGGTCCGAAGGGTGCGGTGACTGAGCAGATCGAGCGCGATGACGCCGAAGCGCACCAGCGGCGTGCCATCCCACTCACGGTGGCGTTCGGGATGCTGCTCATGGTGCTGCGGGTGGTGACCGGGGTGCTCGGACTAGCCTGGCTGGTCGGTCTCGCGCCGGAACGGGTCGACGAGCTGGGGATCGTCATCCCGCTGATGCAGGTCGGCGTGTCTCCCGAGGCGGTCTACCTGGCGCTGCGCTCTGTCTTGATGGCGTATCTGCTCGCCTACCTGGTGCTCGCCGGCTTCCTCTACCGGCGCGCGAACTGGGCGCGGATGGCCACCCTCATGCTGGGTGCGATCGGCGTTCTCACCTACGCGGTGCTGTGGATCGTCGGTGCACCGGAGGCGGCGCTGGCCAGTCAGCTGCTCGGCACGGCCGTGGAGATCCTGGTGCTGCTGGCGCTCTCCGGGGAGACGGCGCGCGTCTTCACCAGGGGACAGTCCGCCGAAGGGGCCGTGCACTGA
- a CDS encoding protein phosphatase 2C domain-containing protein produces the protein MAVRFRYALSTHLGTVRTNNEDSAFGSDRLLVLADGMGGHAAGEVASAVAMRVFAGLGTGDAPAAETILAAGRRTRRALHTMSEADPMLESMGTTLLVVACDGDQVTVGHIGDSRVYALRDGSLYQVTTDHTHVQRLIDTGQLTPERARTHPYRSMLLKSLDDQPAGADLDIIDVELQAGDRLLLCSDGLSDYLSAEHIGELLSVPDREEAAHALVEAALAVGTRDNVTVLVADLEADARATDSSTPDGGVRLPGQENQVVGAAGEAIGLSAEAAAALRATLPDMPLDATAPMAGIAGIGATDKTDHTSDPDETATDEPAASESDHRDSTEAAPHDDQATEAAPSGNSDTSSGEGTRTGEPAPSGLSASTGSRLPGALAALTVLAIVIALWIILG, from the coding sequence ATGGCGGTGAGGTTCCGCTACGCCTTGAGCACGCACCTCGGAACCGTCCGCACCAACAACGAGGACTCGGCCTTCGGCAGTGACCGGTTGCTCGTGCTCGCGGACGGGATGGGCGGTCACGCAGCCGGTGAGGTGGCCTCCGCCGTGGCGATGCGCGTCTTCGCCGGGTTGGGCACCGGCGACGCGCCCGCCGCCGAGACCATCCTCGCCGCCGGTCGACGGACCCGCCGCGCCCTGCACACCATGTCCGAGGCCGACCCGATGCTGGAGTCGATGGGCACCACGCTGCTTGTCGTGGCGTGCGACGGCGATCAGGTGACCGTCGGTCACATCGGCGACTCCCGGGTGTACGCCCTGCGGGATGGCTCCCTGTACCAGGTCACCACCGACCACACGCATGTGCAGCGCCTGATCGACACCGGACAGCTCACCCCGGAGCGGGCCCGTACTCACCCGTACCGGTCGATGCTGCTGAAGTCCCTGGACGACCAGCCCGCCGGTGCGGACCTCGACATCATCGACGTCGAGCTGCAGGCCGGGGACCGGCTGCTCCTGTGCTCGGACGGCCTCTCCGACTACCTCTCCGCCGAGCACATCGGCGAGCTGCTCAGCGTGCCGGATCGCGAGGAAGCGGCCCACGCACTGGTGGAGGCCGCCCTTGCCGTGGGCACCCGGGACAACGTCACTGTGCTCGTTGCCGATCTGGAGGCCGATGCCCGGGCCACGGATTCCTCAACTCCCGACGGCGGAGTTCGCCTCCCCGGTCAGGAGAACCAGGTGGTGGGGGCTGCTGGGGAGGCCATCGGCCTGTCGGCCGAGGCAGCCGCCGCGCTGCGCGCGACCTTGCCGGACATGCCGTTGGACGCGACCGCTCCGATGGCCGGGATCGCCGGGATCGGTGCCACTGACAAGACCGACCACACGAGCGATCCGGACGAGACCGCGACGGACGAACCGGCCGCCTCGGAAAGTGACCACCGGGACAGCACCGAGGCGGCACCGCACGACGACCAGGCCACGGAGGCTGCGCCGTCGGGCAACTCGGACACCTCCTCCGGTGAGGGCACGCGCACGGGCGAGCCTGCGCCGTCGGGGCTCTCCGCCAGCACCGGCTCCCGCCTGCCCGGGGCTCTGGCCGCCCTGACCGTGCTGGCGATCGTGATCGCCCTCTGGATCATCCTGGGTTGA